A section of the Pseudomonas flavescens genome encodes:
- the scpB gene encoding SMC-Scp complex subunit ScpB, whose translation MNLSDPKQLSTLLEGLLLAAGKPMSLERLMELFEETERPGADIFRKALAILGGSCKGRAFELKEVASGYRLQIRENLSTWVGRLWEERPQRYSRAMLETLALIAYRQPITRGEIEEIRGVAVNSQIVKTLQEREWIRVVGYREVPGRPAMFATTKGFLDHFNLKNLDELPPLAALRELEPEPILAQDDDPDVPPSLQARADLAQGEEPEADGRSEAAAETSFGSLLAELDAMEQGLKTDFDDLARGDEEPNREEQGDVSTAEDDSREESP comes from the coding sequence ATGAACCTGTCCGATCCCAAACAACTCTCCACCCTGCTCGAAGGCCTGCTGCTGGCAGCCGGCAAGCCCATGTCGCTGGAACGGCTGATGGAGTTGTTCGAGGAGACCGAGCGGCCCGGGGCGGACATATTCAGAAAGGCGTTGGCGATTCTGGGCGGCAGCTGCAAGGGGCGGGCCTTCGAGCTCAAGGAAGTGGCATCCGGTTATCGCCTGCAGATCCGCGAGAACCTTTCCACCTGGGTGGGGCGTCTGTGGGAGGAGCGGCCGCAGCGTTATTCCCGTGCCATGCTCGAAACCCTGGCGCTGATCGCCTACCGTCAGCCCATCACCCGTGGCGAGATCGAGGAAATTCGCGGTGTGGCCGTGAACAGCCAGATCGTCAAGACCCTGCAGGAGCGCGAGTGGATTCGCGTGGTGGGCTACCGGGAGGTACCTGGCAGGCCGGCGATGTTCGCCACCACCAAGGGCTTTCTCGATCATTTCAATCTGAAGAACCTCGATGAGCTGCCGCCCCTGGCCGCGCTGCGCGAACTGGAGCCCGAGCCGATCCTGGCCCAGGATGACGATCCGGACGTACCGCCGAGCCTGCAGGCTCGTGCCGATCTTGCCCAAGGCGAAGAACCTGAAGCGGATGGCCGCTCCGAAGCCGCTGCCGAGACCAGCTTCGGTTCGCTGCTGGCCGAACTCGATGCCATGGAGCAGGGCCTGAAAACCGATTTCGATGATCTGGCGCGCGGTGACGAAGAGCCGAACCGCGAAGAGCAGGGTGATGTCTCTACAGCTGAGGATGACAGCCGTGAAGAGAGCCCATGA
- a CDS encoding DUF4261 domain-containing protein: MSLFSRFFGRQDGSSPDNTELVAKPGIDNPLSLQVLFAQPLRIAEAPLTAALRRYHPSMSDARCDIANEVEQFFALAGWGSHVVKMVGFDHPFPADALENCVAPAHYPQQVKDEVRQQTSHILLYYAGHETDPLEQYVALAAVAGALAGFGALAVLNETAHTSLPAAVFADEDMGEHSLEILRDLPLTMLYCGFVKYQVEGVHGVWMRTYGSDAFGLSDFAALAAGHHEGQRYMDIFNTVLGYLIQSGAHMEAGHTMQIGETEFMRLRDPAEGEYYLHGSERVLVAEIIAASEIVSQ; the protein is encoded by the coding sequence ATGAGTCTGTTTTCCCGCTTCTTCGGCCGTCAGGACGGCAGCAGCCCCGATAACACCGAACTGGTCGCCAAGCCAGGCATCGACAACCCGCTCAGCCTGCAGGTGCTGTTCGCCCAGCCTCTGCGGATCGCCGAGGCGCCCCTGACGGCGGCCCTGCGCCGTTACCATCCGAGCATGAGCGATGCCCGCTGTGACATCGCCAACGAGGTTGAACAGTTCTTCGCCCTGGCCGGTTGGGGTTCCCATGTGGTGAAAATGGTCGGTTTCGACCATCCCTTTCCTGCTGACGCTCTGGAAAACTGCGTCGCTCCGGCGCACTACCCACAGCAGGTCAAGGACGAGGTGCGGCAACAGACCAGCCACATTCTGCTGTACTACGCAGGTCATGAAACCGATCCGCTGGAGCAATACGTGGCCCTGGCTGCCGTTGCCGGGGCGCTGGCTGGTTTCGGGGCGCTGGCGGTGCTCAACGAAACGGCGCATACCTCCTTGCCGGCCGCCGTGTTCGCTGATGAAGACATGGGCGAGCACAGTCTGGAGATCCTCCGTGACCTGCCGCTGACCATGCTGTACTGCGGCTTCGTGAAGTATCAGGTCGAGGGGGTGCATGGTGTGTGGATGCGTACTTATGGCAGTGATGCCTTCGGCCTGTCGGATTTCGCCGCGCTGGCTGCCGGTCACCATGAAGGCCAGCGTTACATGGACATCTTCAATACCGTGCTCGGCTATCTGATCCAGAGCGGCGCGCACATGGAGGCGGGGCACACCATGCAGATCGGCGAAACCGAGTTCATGCGGTTGCGCGATCCAGCCGAGGGCGAGTACTACCTGCATGGCTCCGAGCGCGTGCTGGTTGCCGAGATCATCGCGGCGAGCGAGATCGTCAGCCAGTGA
- a CDS encoding segregation and condensation protein A, whose protein sequence is MSAPAEQLDSQAGAQQELPFALVYGQALTEMPVDLYIPPDALEVFLEAFEGPLDLLLYLIRKQNIDVLDIPVAEITRQYMGYVELMHSVRLELAAEYLVMAAMLAEIKSRMLLPRSSEAQEEEDDPRAELIRRLLEYERFKAAAEGIDTLPRVGRDLTVPRVEAPEARARKLLPEVSLQELLVSMAEVLRRADMFESHQVSREALSTRERMSEVLERLKGGEFVPFVELFTAEEGRLGVVVTFMAILELVKESLVELVQNEAFAAVHVRLRNEQSVEEMADER, encoded by the coding sequence ATGTCCGCCCCTGCCGAACAGCTCGACAGCCAGGCCGGTGCTCAACAGGAGTTGCCGTTCGCCCTGGTCTACGGGCAGGCGCTCACCGAGATGCCGGTGGATCTGTACATTCCGCCGGACGCTCTCGAGGTGTTTCTCGAGGCCTTCGAAGGCCCGCTGGACCTGCTGCTCTACCTGATTCGCAAGCAGAACATCGACGTGCTGGACATCCCCGTGGCGGAGATCACCCGCCAGTACATGGGCTATGTCGAGCTGATGCACAGCGTGCGCCTGGAGCTGGCCGCCGAGTACCTGGTGATGGCCGCCATGCTCGCCGAGATCAAATCGCGCATGCTTCTGCCACGCTCCTCCGAGGCGCAAGAGGAGGAGGACGATCCGCGTGCCGAACTGATTCGTCGTTTGCTGGAGTACGAACGCTTCAAGGCGGCGGCCGAAGGCATCGACACCTTGCCCAGGGTTGGCCGTGACCTGACCGTGCCGCGGGTCGAAGCCCCCGAAGCGCGAGCGCGCAAGTTGCTGCCCGAGGTCAGTCTGCAGGAACTGCTGGTGTCCATGGCAGAAGTGCTGCGCCGCGCCGATATGTTCGAGAGCCATCAGGTCAGCCGCGAGGCGCTCTCGACCCGTGAGCGCATGAGCGAAGTGCTGGAACGCCTCAAGGGCGGGGAGTTCGTGCCCTTCGTCGAGCTGTTCACGGCCGAGGAGGGGCGCCTCGGTGTGGTGGTGACCTTCATGGCGATTCTCGAACTGGTCAAGGAGTCGCTGGTCGAACTGGTGCAGAACGAGGCGTTCGCCGCCGTGCATGTACGTCTGCGCAATGAACAGAGCGTCGAGGAAATGGCGGACGAGCGCTGA
- a CDS encoding L-threonylcarbamoyladenylate synthase, with product MSQFFQIHPESPQARLIKQAVEIIRNGGVVVYPTDSSYAVGCVMGAKSALERIRRLRQLDDKHNFTLVCRDLSQLSTFAKVDTAAFRLLKNHTPGPYTFILNATREVPRMLLHPKRRTIGLRVPNHPIASALLEELGETMMSVSLILPGEDLPMSDPYEMRQILEHQVDLIIDGGFGGLEASTVISLVDDEPEVIRVGCGDPSPFAEQR from the coding sequence ATGAGCCAGTTTTTTCAGATACACCCGGAAAGTCCTCAGGCCCGCCTGATCAAGCAGGCGGTCGAAATCATCCGCAATGGCGGCGTGGTGGTCTATCCCACCGACTCGTCCTACGCGGTCGGTTGCGTGATGGGCGCCAAGAGTGCGCTGGAGCGCATTCGTCGCCTGCGTCAACTCGATGACAAACACAACTTCACCCTGGTGTGCCGTGACCTGTCGCAGCTCAGCACCTTCGCCAAGGTGGACACCGCCGCCTTTCGCCTGCTCAAGAACCACACACCCGGCCCCTACACCTTCATCCTCAACGCCACCCGGGAAGTGCCGCGCATGCTGCTGCACCCCAAGCGCCGTACCATCGGCCTGCGCGTGCCCAATCACCCGATCGCTTCGGCGCTGCTGGAGGAACTGGGCGAGACGATGATGAGTGTCAGCCTGATCCTGCCCGGCGAGGATCTGCCCATGAGCGATCCCTATGAAATGCGCCAGATACTCGAGCATCAGGTGGACCTGATCATCGACGGCGGTTTCGGTGGCCTGGAAGCCTCGACGGTAATCAGCCTGGTGGACGACGAGCCCGAGGTGATCCGCGTTGGCTGTGGCGATCCGTCACCCTTTGCCGAGCAGCGCTGA
- a CDS encoding PHP domain-containing protein, with product MQVDLHCHSTASDGALPPAEVVARAHGRGVQMLALTDHDTLEGLDEASAAATALGMRLVNGIELSCTWGGATIHVLGYAFDSEAPALRQAIADLHQGRWLRAEEISRRLALKGMDGALEGARAIQQAQGESGNAPARPHFAEFLVRGGYVKDRADAFRKWLGSGKLGDVKQHWPTLDETLDTLRQSNAWISLAHPWQYDFTRSKRRKLVTAFAAAGGHALEVVNGMQPAEQVGGLAILAREFGLLASVGSDFHAPGDWSELGLYRPLPEDLSPIWTRFACAPSSDAV from the coding sequence ATGCAGGTTGATCTTCACTGTCACAGCACCGCCTCGGACGGCGCGCTGCCGCCTGCCGAAGTGGTTGCCCGCGCCCATGGGCGTGGCGTTCAGATGCTGGCGCTGACCGATCACGACACCCTCGAAGGGCTCGATGAGGCCAGCGCGGCCGCCACGGCGCTGGGGATGCGGCTGGTCAATGGCATCGAGCTGTCCTGTACCTGGGGCGGGGCGACCATCCATGTGCTCGGCTATGCCTTCGACAGTGAAGCGCCGGCATTGCGCCAGGCGATCGCCGACTTGCATCAGGGCCGCTGGTTGCGTGCCGAGGAGATTTCCCGGCGCCTGGCGCTCAAGGGCATGGATGGTGCGCTGGAAGGCGCCCGGGCCATTCAGCAGGCACAGGGGGAGAGCGGCAACGCACCGGCGCGACCGCATTTCGCCGAGTTTCTGGTGCGCGGCGGTTACGTCAAGGACCGCGCCGATGCATTCCGCAAGTGGCTGGGCTCCGGCAAGCTGGGCGACGTCAAGCAGCACTGGCCTACGTTAGATGAAACGCTCGATACCCTGCGCCAGTCCAACGCATGGATCAGCCTGGCTCATCCCTGGCAGTACGATTTCACCCGCAGCAAGCGGCGCAAGCTGGTGACGGCTTTTGCGGCGGCTGGTGGCCATGCGTTGGAGGTGGTCAACGGCATGCAGCCTGCGGAGCAGGTCGGAGGCCTGGCGATCCTGGCGCGCGAGTTCGGTCTGCTGGCCAGTGTCGGCAGCGATTTTCACGCGCCCGGCGACTGGTCGGAGCTGGGACTGTACCGACCGTTGCCCGAAGATCTGTCACCCATCTGGACGCGGTTCGCCTGCGCCCCGTCTTCCGATGCCGTTTGA
- a CDS encoding YciI family protein, with protein MLYAIIATDVENSLERRLSVRPAHLARLEKLKTEGRLIIAGPNPAIDSNDPGPAGFSGSLIIAEFESLDAAKAWANADPFREAGVYAEIVVKPFKHVLP; from the coding sequence ATGCTCTACGCCATCATCGCCACCGACGTGGAAAACTCCCTGGAGCGTCGTCTTTCCGTACGCCCTGCCCACCTGGCACGCCTGGAAAAACTGAAAACCGAAGGACGCCTGATCATCGCCGGCCCCAACCCGGCCATCGACAGCAACGACCCAGGCCCGGCCGGTTTCAGCGGCAGCCTGATCATCGCCGAATTCGAATCACTGGACGCCGCCAAAGCCTGGGCCAATGCCGATCCCTTCCGCGAGGCCGGCGTTTACGCGGAAATAGTGGTCAAGCCGTTCAAACACGTGCTGCCCTGA
- a CDS encoding response regulator transcription factor: MSNLLLIDDDVELCDLLASWLTQEGFQVTACHDGQSARQALARGAPDAVVLDVMLPDGSGLEVLKQLRSEHPELPVLMLSARGEPLDRILGLELGADDYLAKPCDPRELTARLRAVLRRSLPPATSSQLELGDLRFSPARGVAALGEDGQEIVLTLSESRVLEALLKQPGEPVDKQVLAQLALGRKLTLYDRSLDMHVSNLRKKIGPHPDGRQRIIALRSRGYYYAI; this comes from the coding sequence ATGAGCAATCTGCTGCTGATCGACGACGACGTCGAACTCTGTGACCTGCTGGCCAGTTGGCTGACCCAGGAAGGCTTTCAGGTCACCGCCTGCCACGACGGCCAGAGTGCCCGCCAGGCACTCGCGCGAGGCGCCCCTGACGCCGTGGTACTGGACGTGATGCTGCCTGACGGCAGTGGCCTCGAGGTACTCAAGCAGCTACGCAGCGAACACCCCGAACTGCCCGTGCTGATGCTCTCTGCCCGGGGTGAGCCGCTGGATCGGATTCTAGGCCTGGAGTTGGGCGCCGACGATTACCTGGCCAAACCCTGCGACCCCCGTGAACTGACCGCCCGCCTGCGCGCCGTGCTGCGCCGCAGCCTGCCGCCCGCCACCTCCAGCCAGCTGGAACTGGGCGATCTGCGCTTCAGCCCGGCGCGCGGCGTGGCCGCACTTGGCGAAGATGGCCAGGAGATCGTCCTGACCCTGTCCGAAAGCCGGGTCCTCGAAGCACTGCTCAAGCAACCCGGCGAGCCGGTGGACAAGCAGGTGCTCGCGCAACTGGCCCTGGGCCGCAAGCTGACCCTGTACGACCGTAGCCTGGACATGCACGTCAGCAACCTGCGCAAGAAAATCGGCCCTCACCCGGATGGTCGCCAGCGCATCATCGCCCTGCGCAGCCGCGGCTATTACTACGCGATCTGA
- a CDS encoding Spy/CpxP family protein refolding chaperone: MRKTMTALLLAMTLPTLAMAAPGGDHRPGADHGPRFFHELDLSKDQQRQVHKLMGEQRKNYRELTQRYLDKLPAADKQALETERKASRDKQQSAIRALLTPEQQKTFDEQAAKMKERKADREAFEAWKAEHKKAG; this comes from the coding sequence ATGCGCAAGACCATGACCGCCCTGCTCCTCGCCATGACCCTGCCGACCCTGGCAATGGCAGCCCCCGGTGGTGACCATCGCCCAGGCGCTGATCACGGCCCGCGGTTCTTCCATGAGCTGGATCTGAGCAAGGACCAGCAACGCCAGGTACACAAACTGATGGGCGAACAGAGAAAGAACTATCGCGAACTCACCCAGCGTTATCTGGACAAGCTGCCGGCTGCCGACAAGCAGGCGCTGGAAACCGAGCGCAAGGCTTCCCGCGACAAGCAGCAGAGCGCCATTCGCGCCCTGCTGACCCCGGAACAGCAGAAGACCTTCGACGAACAGGCGGCCAAGATGAAAGAACGCAAGGCCGATCGCGAAGCCTTCGAAGCCTGGAAAGCCGAACACAAGAAAGCTGGCTGA
- a CDS encoding sensor histidine kinase: protein MRSLFWRILGSFWLAIALVAGLSMLLGRALNQDAWILNQHPGLENLPAQWVQAYETDGARAAQDVLEKRKRRFRIDTQVLTETGQPVVRGTFPPRAAAFEERNEGERRLPWRRLTTDYTSPSSGETYLFIYRIPHPELDAWHRGSLLWPLSALGIALVVLTLFSLLLTLSITRPLDRLRGAVHDLGQTAYQQNSLARLASRRDELGVLANDFNRMGARLQDLIGSQRQLLRDVSHELRSPLARLRIALALAERAEPAEREKLWPRLIRECDRLEDLISEILALARLDAEPGSAQGIDLAQLAGKLREDVKLSHPEQQLDVSLQPGMHLLGWPDMLERALDNLLRNALRFSPEGQPIELNFVRRTDEVYLEVRDHGPGVPEQHLAQLGEPFFRAPGQSAAGHGLGLAIARRAAERHGGRLQLENHPDGGFSAKLILPLEAVV, encoded by the coding sequence GTGCGTTCATTGTTCTGGCGGATTCTCGGCAGCTTCTGGCTGGCGATTGCCCTGGTGGCAGGCCTGTCCATGCTGCTGGGTCGCGCCCTGAACCAGGACGCCTGGATTCTCAACCAGCACCCCGGCCTGGAAAACCTGCCCGCACAATGGGTGCAGGCGTATGAAACGGACGGCGCACGCGCCGCGCAGGACGTGCTGGAAAAGCGCAAACGGCGTTTTCGCATCGACACCCAGGTGCTGACGGAAACCGGTCAGCCTGTGGTTCGCGGCACCTTCCCGCCCCGCGCCGCGGCCTTCGAAGAGCGCAACGAGGGCGAGCGGCGCTTGCCCTGGCGGCGCCTGACCACCGATTACACCAGCCCGTCGAGCGGTGAGACCTACCTGTTCATCTACCGCATCCCGCACCCGGAGCTGGATGCCTGGCACCGTGGCAGCCTGCTCTGGCCGCTGAGTGCGCTGGGTATCGCACTGGTGGTGCTGACCCTGTTCAGCCTACTGCTGACCCTGTCCATCACCCGCCCGCTGGATCGTTTGCGTGGCGCGGTACACGACCTCGGGCAGACCGCTTACCAGCAGAACAGCCTGGCGCGCCTGGCCAGCCGCCGTGATGAACTGGGTGTGCTGGCCAACGATTTCAACCGCATGGGCGCGCGCCTGCAGGACCTGATCGGCAGCCAGCGTCAGCTGTTGCGCGACGTCTCCCATGAGCTGCGTTCGCCGCTCGCCCGCCTGCGCATCGCCCTGGCGCTGGCGGAACGCGCAGAGCCTGCGGAGCGGGAAAAACTCTGGCCACGGCTGATTCGCGAATGCGATCGCCTGGAAGACCTGATCAGCGAAATCCTCGCCCTGGCACGCCTCGATGCTGAACCGGGTTCGGCGCAGGGCATCGACCTGGCACAACTGGCCGGCAAGCTGCGCGAGGACGTCAAACTCAGCCATCCCGAACAGCAACTGGACGTCAGCCTGCAGCCGGGCATGCACCTGCTGGGCTGGCCGGACATGCTCGAGCGGGCGCTGGACAACCTGCTGCGCAACGCCCTGCGCTTCAGCCCCGAGGGGCAGCCCATCGAGTTGAATTTCGTACGCCGCACCGATGAGGTGTACCTGGAGGTCCGCGACCACGGCCCCGGCGTTCCCGAACAGCACCTGGCACAACTCGGCGAACCCTTCTTCCGCGCCCCCGGCCAGAGCGCTGCCGGCCACGGCCTCGGCCTGGCCATCGCCCGCCGCGCCGCAGAACGCCACGGCGGTCGCCTGCAGCTGGAAAACCATCCGGACGGTGGTTTCAGCGCCAAACTGATTCTGCCGCTCGAGGCGGTGGTTTAA
- a CDS encoding sulfonate ABC transporter substrate-binding protein has product MKGMKLALAAVALIGLAQAVNADPQTLRIGYQKGSVSLVLAKEHGMLEKRFADTKVQWIEFPAGPQMLEALNIGSLDIGATGDIPPIFAQAAGADLLYIAAEPPKPQAEVILVPKSSSIQSVKELKGRKVALQKGSSAHNLVLRALQREGLSFADIQPIYLAPSDARAAFESGSVDAWAIWDPFYSAIDLEGKARLLANGEGLGFIGPFFLAARPYAEANPAFIAQLLEELGRAEALTRDDKAASISLLSRFMGLSEAVIERTFSHRPPSPPIPVSDEIAAAQQRTADLFLENRLLPKRVDVQSAVWRP; this is encoded by the coding sequence ATGAAAGGTATGAAGTTAGCGCTCGCCGCAGTGGCGTTGATCGGTCTTGCGCAGGCTGTAAATGCCGACCCGCAGACCTTGCGCATCGGCTACCAGAAAGGCTCGGTCAGCCTGGTGCTGGCCAAGGAGCACGGCATGCTGGAAAAGCGTTTCGCCGACACCAAGGTGCAGTGGATCGAGTTCCCTGCGGGCCCGCAAATGCTCGAAGCGCTGAACATCGGCAGCCTGGATATCGGCGCCACGGGTGATATCCCGCCGATCTTCGCCCAGGCCGCAGGCGCCGATCTGCTGTACATCGCCGCCGAGCCACCGAAGCCCCAGGCCGAGGTGATTCTGGTGCCCAAGAGCAGCTCCATTCAGTCGGTAAAAGAACTCAAGGGCCGCAAGGTCGCCTTGCAGAAGGGCTCCAGCGCGCACAACCTGGTACTGCGTGCACTGCAGCGTGAAGGCCTGAGTTTCGCCGATATCCAGCCGATCTACCTGGCGCCCTCTGACGCCCGTGCCGCCTTCGAGAGCGGTAGCGTGGATGCCTGGGCCATCTGGGACCCGTTCTATTCGGCCATCGATCTGGAAGGCAAGGCGCGTCTGCTGGCCAATGGTGAGGGCCTGGGTTTCATCGGCCCGTTCTTCCTCGCTGCGCGGCCCTATGCCGAAGCCAACCCGGCATTCATTGCGCAACTGCTGGAAGAACTCGGCCGCGCCGAGGCGCTGACCCGCGATGACAAGGCAGCGAGCATCAGCCTGCTGTCACGCTTCATGGGTTTGTCCGAAGCGGTGATCGAGCGCACCTTCAGCCACCGCCCGCCGTCGCCGCCCATCCCGGTCAGCGACGAAATCGCCGCCGCCCAGCAGCGCACCGCCGACCTGTTTCTGGAAAACCGCCTGCTGCCCAAACGAGTCGATGTGCAGAGCGCCGTCTGGAGGCCTTGA
- the mgrA gene encoding L-glyceraldehyde 3-phosphate reductase gives MTYIANPQRYERVPYRRVGRSGLVLPALSLGLWHNFGDATPIDTQRALLRTAFDLGINHFDLANNYGPPYGSAESNFGRLLREDFRQYRDELIISTKAGWDMWPGPYGQGGSSRKYLISSLDQSLQRLGVDYVDIFYSHRFDPHTPLEETAGALASIVEQGKALYIGISSYSAGKTQEIAALLRARNVPLLIHQPAYNLFNRWIEKDLLTATEEEGAGVIVFTALAQGLLSDKYLDGIPADARVNRPGGASLRPEHLSDDNIARARALNEIAQRRGQSLAQLALAWTLRDPRVTSALIGASKPEQITENVAALDNLAFSAEELAEIDRYAVEGGINLWEKPSTDWQE, from the coding sequence ATGACCTACATCGCCAACCCGCAGCGCTATGAGCGTGTACCCTATCGCCGCGTCGGCCGCAGTGGCCTGGTGCTGCCGGCCCTGTCTCTGGGGCTGTGGCACAACTTCGGTGACGCCACGCCCATCGACACCCAGCGCGCGCTGCTGCGTACGGCGTTCGATCTGGGGATCAATCACTTCGATCTGGCCAACAACTATGGGCCGCCCTATGGCAGCGCCGAGAGCAATTTCGGCCGTTTGCTGCGTGAGGATTTCAGGCAGTACCGTGATGAGCTGATCATCTCCACCAAGGCCGGCTGGGACATGTGGCCCGGCCCCTACGGGCAGGGCGGCAGTTCGCGCAAGTACCTGATTTCCAGCCTCGACCAGAGCCTGCAGCGCCTCGGCGTGGACTACGTCGACATCTTCTATTCGCACCGCTTCGACCCGCACACGCCGCTGGAAGAAACCGCCGGGGCACTGGCCAGCATCGTCGAGCAGGGCAAGGCGCTGTACATCGGCATCTCCTCCTACTCGGCAGGCAAGACCCAGGAAATCGCCGCGCTGCTGCGGGCACGCAACGTGCCGCTGCTGATCCATCAGCCGGCCTACAACCTGTTCAATCGCTGGATCGAGAAGGATCTGCTGACGGCGACCGAGGAGGAGGGCGCCGGGGTGATCGTGTTCACCGCGCTGGCCCAGGGGCTGCTCAGTGACAAGTACCTCGATGGCATTCCCGCCGACGCTCGGGTCAATCGCCCGGGTGGCGCTTCACTGCGGCCCGAGCATCTGTCCGACGACAACATCGCTCGTGCCCGCGCCCTCAACGAAATCGCTCAACGTCGCGGCCAGAGCCTGGCACAGCTGGCGCTGGCCTGGACCCTGCGCGATCCGCGGGTCACCTCGGCGCTGATCGGCGCGAGCAAGCCGGAGCAGATCACCGAGAACGTCGCGGCGCTGGACAACCTGGCGTTCAGCGCCGAGGAACTGGCGGAGATCGACCGCTACGCCGTCGAGGGCGGCATCAACCTCTGGGAAAAACCGTCGACCGACTGGCAGGAGTGA
- a CDS encoding alpha/beta hydrolase family protein has product MKLVLACLLALGIPGSAFALYGDARPDAPELAARGEHQVGVRTLELVNRDQLDVLSIDARNPAPRYERRLRLEVWYPAQLSAGQQELTTYRDVLGAGANDPKRPNTPFEFQGRALRDAPASEGRYPLVIVSHGYPGSRLQMSYLTEHLASHGYVVAAIDHPESTRADKAGFASTLLNRPLDDLFVLQQLSALSEAGSDSFLAGHLDVQRTALLGYSMGGYGALNAAGAGVSAVASSLVPGSALESRRAGNSVYEGGRDTRIKALVLFAPWGGRQGIFDQAGLAGLRVPSLFVAGDQDDVSGYRDGIRRLVDGAVNAERYLLVYQNARHNVAPNPPPPAASSHPDDFSAYAEPVWDSARINNINQHFVLAFLDQQLKGLDRKAYLDLTPLAVDGKWSLDGEGRQQADHSYWHGFKQRSAVGLEWYHLPAAQPAPIP; this is encoded by the coding sequence ATGAAACTCGTCCTCGCCTGTCTGTTGGCCCTCGGGATTCCCGGCAGCGCGTTCGCGCTGTATGGCGACGCCCGCCCAGACGCCCCCGAGCTTGCCGCGCGCGGTGAGCATCAGGTGGGCGTACGTACCCTTGAGCTGGTAAACCGCGATCAACTCGACGTGCTGTCCATCGATGCCAGGAATCCTGCGCCGCGTTACGAGCGAAGGCTGCGCCTGGAAGTCTGGTATCCCGCGCAACTGTCGGCCGGGCAACAGGAGCTGACCACCTACCGCGACGTGCTGGGTGCCGGTGCCAACGACCCCAAACGGCCCAACACGCCGTTCGAGTTCCAGGGCCGAGCCTTGCGTGATGCGCCGGCGAGCGAGGGCCGTTACCCGCTGGTCATCGTCTCCCACGGCTACCCGGGCTCGCGCCTGCAGATGAGCTACCTGACCGAGCACCTGGCCTCCCACGGTTACGTGGTGGCGGCCATCGATCACCCGGAGTCGACCCGCGCGGACAAGGCCGGTTTCGCCAGCACGCTGCTCAATCGCCCGCTGGACGATCTGTTCGTGCTCCAGCAGTTGAGCGCCTTGAGCGAGGCTGGCAGTGACAGCTTCCTGGCCGGGCATCTGGACGTGCAGCGCACCGCTTTGCTGGGTTACTCCATGGGCGGCTACGGCGCATTGAATGCCGCCGGCGCCGGAGTCAGCGCGGTGGCCAGCAGCCTGGTGCCGGGCTCCGCGCTCGAGTCGCGACGTGCCGGAAACAGCGTTTACGAGGGTGGCCGAGATACACGGATCAAGGCGTTGGTGCTGTTCGCGCCCTGGGGCGGGCGGCAGGGCATCTTCGATCAGGCCGGTCTGGCTGGCCTGCGGGTGCCTAGCCTGTTCGTCGCCGGTGACCAGGACGACGTCTCCGGTTATCGCGACGGTATCAGGCGCCTGGTGGACGGCGCGGTGAATGCCGAGCGCTATCTGCTGGTCTATCAAAATGCACGCCATAACGTGGCACCGAATCCGCCACCGCCTGCCGCCAGCAGTCATCCCGACGATTTCTCCGCCTATGCGGAGCCGGTGTGGGACAGTGCGCGGATCAACAACATCAACCAGCATTTCGTTCTGGCGTTTCTCGACCAGCAGCTCAAGGGGCTGGACAGAAAGGCCTATCTTGACCTGACGCCCCTGGCCGTCGACGGCAAATGGTCGCTGGATGGCGAAGGTCGCCAGCAGGCCGACCACAGCTACTGGCATGGTTTCAAGCAGCGCAGCGCCGTGGGCCTCGAGTGGTACCACCTGCCCGCCGCGCAACCTGCACCTATTCCCTGA